The DNA sequence GTCGCGCACCACGCCGGTCAGAGCGCCGGCGAGGTGAAGGACGTCGCCGCGGAGAAGACCCGCGAGACCGCCGACCAGGCGAAGGAGAAGGCCCAGGAGACGGCCGGCCAGGCGAAGGAGACGGCGCAGCAGACCGTCGCCGTCGCCAAGGACCAGGCGCGCCAGCTGTGGGACCAGAGCCGCGGAGAGCTCAGCCAGCAGGCCTCCGGCCAGCAGACGCGCCTGGCGAGCGGCCTCCGCTCCTTCTCCGGCGAGCTCACCGCCCTCGCCGACGGCAACGCCCAGACCGGGCTCGCCGCCGACCTCGCCCGCCAGGCCGGGGACTACCTCGAGAAGGCCGGACGCTGGTTCGAGGACCGCGAGCCCGAGGAGGTCCTCGCGGACGTCCAGTCGTACGCCCGTCGCCACCCGGGGACCTTCGTCGCGATCGCGGCGGGGCTGGGGCTGGTCGCCGGCCGCCTCGCGCGGAGCCTCAAGGACGCCGGGAACGACACCGACACCGGCGCCCGGCACGTGGTGACCCCGCGCAGCACCGAGGTCGACCCGCTCACCGGGGCCCGGGTCACCACCGACCCGTACACCTCCGAGACCACGACCGTCCCGGGCACCACCGCCGGGACGACCACGGAGTTCCCGGCGCACGGCACCCCGACGTCGGGGTCCACGAGCTCGACCTACGGGACGCCGAGCTACGGCTCGGGCGACCCGCTGGGGAGTGACGTCCGATGAGCACCGTCCCCGGACCCACGTCCGCCGTCCCCGCGAGCGACCCGGCGAACGCCTCCGTGGGCGAGATCATCGGCCGGGTGAGCGAGGACCTGTCCACGCTGATCCGCCAGGAGATGGCGCTCGCGAAGGCAGAGGCCGCGGAGTCGGCCAAGAAGGCCGGGAAGGGCGCCGGCCTGTTCGGCGGCGCGGGAGTCGCCGGGTACTTCGTCCTGCTGTTCCTCTCCCTGGCCCTGTGGTGGGGCCTGGGGGCACTGATCGGTGACGGCGGCGCCGAGCCCGCACTGGGCTGGTCCGGCCTGATCGTCGCCGTCCTCTGGGGGATCGTCGCCGCGGTCCTCGCCCTCCAGGGCAAGAAGAACGTCAAGCAGGTCGAGGGGCTCCCCCAGACGACCGACACGGTGAAGAAGATCCCGACCGCCCTCAAGGGACAGGAGCGATGATGACCAGCAACGACCCCGACCAGATCCGCGCCGATATCGAGCGGACCCGCGCCGACCTCTCGCAGAACGTCGACGCGCTCGGCGACAAGATGAGCCCCGGCCAGATCGCGCACCGCCAGGGCGAGAAGGTCAAGGACGCCGTCACCGGCGTCAAGGAGAAGGTCTTCGGCGCCGCCGACGACGCCTCCACCTCCGTCGGCGACCGGGCGAGCGGCCTGTCCGACAGCGCCCACCAGGTCGCCGGCTCCGCCAAGGCCGCCCCCGGGCAGGTCAAGGCCAAGGCCAAGGGCAACCCCCTCGCCGCCGGCGTCATCGCCTTCGGCGTAGGTCTGCTGGCCTCCTCGCTCATCCCCTCGACCCGCAAGGAGCGCGAGCTCGCCACGCAGGCCAAGGAGAGCGACGCCGTCCAGGGCGTCACCGAGGGGGCGAAGGGCCTGGCCAAGGAGATGGGCGAGAACCTCCGTGAGCCCGCCAAGGAGGCGGCCGAGCAGGTCAAGGGCACGGCCACCGAGGGCGCCCAGCAGGTCAAGGCGACCGCGACCGAGGGGGCCCAGGACGTCAAGGCCACCGCGACCGAGGGCGCCCAGCAGGTCAAGGGTGAGGCGGCCCACCAGAAGGACGCGGTGTCCGGCCATGCGCAGGACTCCGCCGGGACCGTCCGCGGGTACTGACCAGCACTCACCAGCACCGAGGCAGCACTGAGGAAGCACTGACCAGCTGACCAGCCTGACCGCACCACCGAAGGGGTCCCGGCCACCGGCCGGGACCCCTTCGGCGTGCCAGGGGCCACGCCCCGTCCGGTGCTCGCCAGGTCCGACTCACGCGTCCCGACAGCTCCACCCCGTCCGGCGCCCGCCCACTCAGCAGGTACCGGGTCGAGCCCGTGGTGACGAGCCCACTGACCCGACCCGCGAGGTACTCGCTCGGCCGTGCGCCACCGCGTCAGTCCCGACCGAGGTCCCCGGGTTCGACGAGGAAGCCGTCGTCGTCGCTGATCTCGCCGCCGGTGAGGGCGTGCAGCGCCAGGACGGTGCGCTCGATGAGGGCCCCGGCGCGAGCCCGCGCACGCCGCT is a window from the Georgenia muralis genome containing:
- a CDS encoding phage holin family protein, whose protein sequence is MSTVPGPTSAVPASDPANASVGEIIGRVSEDLSTLIRQEMALAKAEAAESAKKAGKGAGLFGGAGVAGYFVLLFLSLALWWGLGALIGDGGAEPALGWSGLIVAVLWGIVAAVLALQGKKNVKQVEGLPQTTDTVKKIPTALKGQER
- a CDS encoding DUF3618 domain-containing protein; translated protein: MTSNDPDQIRADIERTRADLSQNVDALGDKMSPGQIAHRQGEKVKDAVTGVKEKVFGAADDASTSVGDRASGLSDSAHQVAGSAKAAPGQVKAKAKGNPLAAGVIAFGVGLLASSLIPSTRKERELATQAKESDAVQGVTEGAKGLAKEMGENLREPAKEAAEQVKGTATEGAQQVKATATEGAQDVKATATEGAQQVKGEAAHQKDAVSGHAQDSAGTVRGY